A single genomic interval of Acidobacteriota bacterium harbors:
- a CDS encoding DHHA1 domain-containing protein, with protein sequence MTERLYYHDPSLVEFTAVIVAAGRTDKGYYTQLDRSAFYPTSGGQAHDTGTINGVEISEVIETDDGEIRHLSGEATGKAGDTASCTIDRERRWRHRQMHTAQHILSQAFIRLYDAETVSVHLGQEYGAVELKTKELSEEQIDRAEEFANDVIRDNLPVEVVFAEGEELAALPLRKIPERPGRLRVIKVGGFDCSACGGTHCTSAAEVGLLKITGREKLRGNLLVKFLSGRQALEDYRRRFAVTDRLSQALTCHLADLSDNVEKLRTEHKALRRQVAQLQKELLPARAEQLAAAARPVKNTSLVVQDVSDIDASVVAALAAQVCERIEGVAVLLAADRLVLATSPATGIHAGEIIKKFVARAGLKGGGSDRLAQVGGVTAEDFNRYAGILEGLIADA encoded by the coding sequence GTGACTGAACGGTTGTACTATCACGATCCGTCCCTGGTGGAGTTCACGGCCGTAATCGTGGCCGCGGGCAGGACGGACAAGGGGTACTACACGCAGCTCGATCGCTCCGCTTTTTATCCCACCTCGGGTGGGCAGGCCCATGATACGGGAACCATCAACGGAGTCGAGATCTCAGAAGTGATCGAGACCGACGACGGTGAGATCCGGCACCTGTCCGGCGAGGCGACGGGCAAGGCGGGTGACACGGCCAGTTGCACGATAGACCGCGAGCGCCGATGGCGGCATCGGCAGATGCACACGGCCCAGCATATTCTCAGCCAGGCGTTCATCAGGTTGTACGACGCCGAGACCGTCTCCGTGCATCTGGGGCAGGAGTACGGCGCCGTGGAACTGAAGACGAAGGAACTCAGCGAAGAACAGATCGACAGGGCCGAGGAGTTTGCCAACGACGTGATTCGCGACAACCTGCCGGTCGAAGTCGTCTTCGCCGAGGGTGAGGAATTGGCGGCTCTGCCGTTGCGAAAGATCCCGGAGCGGCCGGGCAGGCTGCGCGTTATCAAGGTCGGCGGCTTTGACTGCTCGGCGTGCGGGGGTACGCACTGCACAAGCGCCGCGGAGGTGGGCCTGCTGAAAATCACCGGCCGGGAGAAGCTTCGCGGCAACCTGCTGGTCAAATTCCTTTCAGGACGCCAGGCCCTCGAAGACTACCGGCGGCGATTCGCCGTCACGGACCGCCTGTCCCAGGCGCTGACGTGCCACCTCGCCGACCTCTCCGACAACGTTGAGAAACTCAGGACCGAACACAAGGCGCTTCGCCGGCAGGTGGCGCAATTGCAGAAAGAATTGCTGCCGGCCCGGGCTGAGCAGCTTGCCGCCGCCGCCCGCCCGGTCAAAAATACGTCCCTGGTCGTGCAGGATGTGTCCGATATCGACGCCTCGGTGGTCGCCGCACTGGCTGCACAGGTATGCGAGCGAATCGAGGGTGTGGCCGTGCTGTTGGCCGCTGACCGCCTTGTCTTGGCCACCAGCCCGGCTACCGGTATTCACGCCGGTGAAATAATCAAGAAGTTCGTCGCCCGGGCAGGTCTTAAAGGCGGCGGCTCGGACCGTCTGGCGCAGGTCGGAGGCGTTACCGCCGAGGACTTCAACCGTTATGCCGGGATTCTCGAAGGTCTTATCGCAGATGCGTAA